A genomic region of Moritella sp. Urea-trap-13 contains the following coding sequences:
- the thiB gene encoding thiamine ABC transporter substrate binding subunit, which produces MKHTIKKLALCTTLLLPSLSVANAAEKPVLNVYTYDSFASDWGPGPKVKTAFEADCNCTLNLVALEDGVSILNRVKLEGKYTKADVLLGLDNNLMAEAVKTNLLAPHQQDTSKLSLPNAWTNEYFIPFDYGHFAFIYDSEKLANPPKSLAELIERKDLSIIYQDPRTSTPGLGFMLWVKAVYGDQAPQAWQQIADKTVTITKGWSQAYGMFLKGESDMVLSYTTSPAYHMIAESEFKYKAVEFTEGHYQQTEVVARLKDAANPELADQFMAFVLSPAFQDVIATGNWMLPAKQASALPSEFEQLISPAKTIEFTPEEVAQSRKSWVKEWRNAVTQ; this is translated from the coding sequence GTGAAGCACACGATCAAAAAACTAGCACTTTGCACAACCCTACTATTACCTTCGCTATCAGTAGCTAACGCTGCCGAAAAACCAGTATTGAATGTCTATACCTACGATTCATTTGCATCTGATTGGGGCCCTGGTCCAAAAGTCAAAACCGCATTTGAAGCGGATTGTAATTGCACCCTGAACTTAGTCGCTTTAGAAGATGGCGTGAGCATTCTTAATCGTGTGAAACTTGAAGGTAAATACACTAAGGCTGACGTACTATTAGGCCTAGACAACAACTTGATGGCTGAAGCGGTAAAAACCAACCTGCTAGCACCACACCAACAAGATACCAGCAAATTATCTCTGCCAAACGCTTGGACTAACGAATACTTCATTCCATTTGATTACGGTCATTTTGCCTTTATCTACGACAGTGAAAAACTCGCTAATCCACCAAAGAGTTTAGCGGAACTGATCGAACGTAAAGATCTGAGCATCATCTATCAAGATCCACGCACCAGCACACCTGGCCTAGGCTTCATGCTATGGGTTAAAGCAGTTTATGGCGATCAAGCACCACAAGCATGGCAACAGATAGCAGACAAAACCGTGACTATTACTAAAGGCTGGAGCCAAGCTTACGGTATGTTCTTAAAAGGCGAATCAGATATGGTATTAAGCTATACCACATCACCGGCTTACCACATGATTGCAGAAAGCGAATTTAAATATAAAGCGGTTGAATTCACTGAAGGCCATTATCAACAAACCGAAGTTGTGGCGCGTTTGAAAGATGCGGCAAACCCTGAATTAGCCGATCAATTCATGGCATTTGTGCTTAGCCCAGCGTTCCAAGACGTGATCGCAACAGGTAACTGGATGCTACCAGCAAAACAAGCATCTGCACTGCCAAGCGAATTCGAACAACTGATTAGCCCAGCTAAAACTATCGAATTCACGCCTGAAGAAGTAGCACAATCACGTAAATCTTGGGTGAAGGAATGGCGTAACGCTGTTACTCAGTAA
- the thiP gene encoding thiamine/thiamine pyrophosphate ABC transporter permease: protein MIANSHKYWWCSALLAISIILLLVGGSFTALLNFSQAELDFSSVLADSYTQHVITFSFYQAALSTGLSIGLAIPLARAFSRREFVGKQLIIKLFNLSLVLPIIIAIFGIVAVHGKNGWVNQILALFHIETGHYIYGLTGILLAHLFFNVPLATRILLQTLDSIPSESWRLASQLNMQSRHIFITLEWPKIKQQLPSLISLIFMLCFTSFAIVMSLGGGPDYATLEVAIYQALKFEFDIEQAVALAIIQVAITVALMLFSAIFLKSQPMSAPSGNYFRRPDCHSLSSKLSDGLSFIVASCLLAPPMLAILSSGINSNTLSVLSQPMLWQATGISLQIALSSGLLSLLLACAILFSTRILKVRFKLMTLAYGIENIGAIILVVPALVLGTGLFLLLRPYVDVFSIAAWLVILVNALMALPYLLRVLNQPIQDSFASYDKLAISLGLSRLQRLRIIEWPLLRKPIAMGLGLACVLSLGDLSVIALFGSQDMQTLPLVLYRQLGSYQLDAAAVTAIFLLTLCGVIFYLFERIIGGKNA, encoded by the coding sequence ATGATCGCGAATTCGCATAAATACTGGTGGTGTAGCGCTTTGCTCGCCATCAGCATCATTTTACTTCTGGTAGGCGGTAGTTTTACTGCCCTGCTTAATTTTTCACAAGCCGAGTTAGACTTTAGCAGTGTGCTTGCTGACTCCTACACCCAACATGTCATTACCTTTAGTTTTTACCAAGCAGCCTTATCTACGGGCTTAAGTATTGGTTTGGCGATCCCACTGGCACGGGCTTTTTCACGCCGAGAATTTGTTGGTAAGCAATTAATCATCAAACTATTTAACTTATCGTTAGTACTGCCCATCATCATTGCCATCTTTGGTATTGTCGCCGTGCACGGTAAAAATGGCTGGGTGAACCAAATTTTAGCTTTATTTCATATCGAAACAGGTCATTATATTTATGGCTTAACTGGTATTCTACTGGCGCATTTATTTTTCAATGTGCCGTTAGCTACGCGTATTTTACTACAAACCCTCGACTCTATTCCCAGTGAATCGTGGCGCTTGGCTAGTCAGCTAAACATGCAATCTCGACACATTTTCATCACCTTAGAATGGCCGAAGATAAAGCAGCAATTACCCTCGTTAATCAGCCTTATTTTCATGCTGTGCTTTACCAGTTTCGCGATTGTCATGTCGCTCGGTGGTGGGCCTGATTACGCCACCCTTGAAGTGGCTATCTATCAAGCTCTCAAGTTTGAATTTGATATTGAGCAAGCAGTGGCGTTAGCGATTATCCAAGTGGCGATCACCGTGGCCTTAATGTTGTTTAGCGCGATATTTCTAAAGTCACAACCTATGTCAGCGCCATCAGGCAATTACTTCCGTCGCCCTGACTGTCATAGCCTCAGCAGTAAGCTCAGCGATGGACTTAGCTTTATTGTGGCCAGTTGTTTGTTAGCGCCGCCAATGCTGGCAATTTTAAGCAGTGGTATCAATAGCAATACCCTCAGCGTGCTTAGCCAGCCAATGTTATGGCAAGCAACGGGCATATCATTACAAATAGCCCTGAGCTCGGGTTTATTAAGTTTATTGCTCGCCTGCGCTATCTTGTTCTCGACCCGTATATTGAAAGTACGCTTTAAATTAATGACGTTAGCCTATGGTATCGAAAATATTGGCGCGATTATTTTAGTGGTTCCCGCGCTGGTTCTGGGCACTGGTTTATTCTTATTATTACGTCCCTATGTCGATGTCTTTAGTATCGCTGCTTGGTTAGTTATTCTGGTCAATGCGTTAATGGCATTACCTTACTTACTGCGCGTATTGAACCAACCGATCCAAGATAGTTTCGCCTCATACGACAAACTCGCCATCAGCTTAGGTTTATCACGTCTGCAACGCCTGCGGATTATCGAATGGCCATTATTACGTAAACCGATTGCGATGGGATTAGGGCTAGCGTGTGTGTTATCTCTGGGAGATTTAAGTGTCATTGCGTTATTTGGTAGCCAAGATATGCAAACCTTACCCTTGGTGCTCTATCGTCAGCTCGGCAGCTATCAACTTGATGCAGCTGCGGTAACGGCAATCTTCTTATTAACGCTTTGCGGTGTTATTTTCTATTTGTTCGAACGAATTATTGGAGGCAAAAATGCCTAA
- the thiQ gene encoding thiamine ABC transporter ATP-binding protein ThiQ, whose amino-acid sequence MPNATSLKSAIPLSDANTSPSSNVSALLPVDSVLLQVDNVTFAYEQMQMQFTLEVNRGETLAILGASGSGKSTLLNLIAGFNQPLSGDIRFQTDSIIRQAPAQRPITTLFQEHNLFNHLTVKQNIAIGLAPSMKLDTNQQAALEKAAQQVDITELLNRLPGDLSGGQRQRVGIARCLARKQPLLLLDEPFSALDPALRQEMLRLIAKLNKEHGITVLMVTHNPDDALQIADNIAFVEDGKIALHAPTAILTDNNAPDMLKRYLGK is encoded by the coding sequence ATGCCTAATGCCACCAGCTTAAAAAGTGCGATTCCTCTAAGCGATGCCAACACGAGTCCGAGCAGTAATGTCAGCGCATTATTACCGGTAGATAGTGTTTTATTGCAAGTAGACAATGTAACCTTCGCTTATGAACAAATGCAGATGCAGTTTACTCTCGAGGTTAATCGTGGTGAAACCTTAGCTATTCTCGGCGCCAGTGGTTCGGGTAAATCGACCTTGCTAAACTTGATTGCTGGTTTTAATCAACCACTGTCTGGTGATATTCGTTTTCAAACCGACTCGATCATCAGACAAGCACCCGCGCAGCGCCCAATCACCACGCTATTTCAAGAGCATAACCTGTTTAATCATTTAACGGTGAAGCAGAATATTGCCATTGGTTTAGCACCGAGTATGAAACTTGATACAAACCAACAAGCTGCACTTGAGAAAGCGGCGCAACAAGTCGATATCACCGAATTACTCAACCGCCTTCCCGGTGACTTGAGTGGTGGCCAGCGTCAACGCGTTGGCATTGCCCGCTGTCTCGCTCGTAAACAACCTTTGTTATTACTCGATGAACCGTTTAGCGCCCTCGACCCAGCCTTACGTCAAGAGATGTTACGTTTGATCGCCAAGCTAAATAAAGAACATGGCATTACGGTGTTAATGGTCACTCATAATCCCGATGATGCCTTACAGATAGCCGATAATATTGCCTTTGTAGAGGATGGTAAAATTGCACTACATGCACCTACCGCTATTTTGACGGATAATAATGCACCAGACATGTTGAAACGTTACTTAGGCAAGTAA
- a CDS encoding cytochrome C: MNKLRYLILVLLLGISTTATAKVESYLVDKKSGLIMAPGWELVNKQCNACHTSLIIPQNRGNKDDWRETLEWMVDSQGLWDLSDTWEPVLDYLSTNYNQQKIDLTTFRRLPLAVDDMPPEAK; this comes from the coding sequence ATGAATAAACTCCGCTATTTAATATTGGTACTTTTGCTTGGTATCAGCACCACAGCTACTGCAAAGGTTGAAAGTTATTTAGTCGATAAAAAATCGGGTTTGATCATGGCGCCAGGCTGGGAACTGGTTAATAAGCAATGTAACGCTTGCCACACTAGTTTAATTATTCCTCAAAACCGCGGCAATAAAGATGACTGGCGTGAGACACTGGAGTGGATGGTCGATAGCCAAGGTTTGTGGGATCTGAGTGATACTTGGGAACCTGTTCTAGATTATTTGTCGACGAATTATAACCAGCAAAAAATCGACTTAACCACATTTAGACGGCTACCGTTAGCGGTTGACGATATGCCGCCTGAGGCAAAATAG
- a CDS encoding molybdopterin-dependent oxidoreductase, whose protein sequence is MKRRDFIKGTFAVGATAMLPINWVFAGNLPKGLSPLEVESIKWTSVTDLPDYYKVLNSTPLNAYVADHMLDPTVTPANVPFVRWNGLLPDFKAMDPKIWEFTVDGESCETPKTYTIADLKSKFKQHTYALTLECGGNSRKNFYPSTKGNQWSDAAVYCSEWTGVLVSDVLKDCGVKDDAVYTGHHSVDRHLSGKGDAVSRGVPIKYALEDNALIAWSMNGEEIPYLHGYPLRIVFGGRPASVSSKAATGISIRNVEHDGTKMGSPAYRVPKYPVAPGEKVALDDFDIIEHMIVKSLITHPQTGSELKLGEKTEVRGHAWAGPLEVVKMEVSYDYGATWHLANLKKQPNQMAWQDWSIELNLPQHGYYEIWSKATDSEGTSQPVVQPQWNPKGYMFNGCHRIAVRVQK, encoded by the coding sequence ATGAAACGTAGAGATTTTATTAAAGGAACATTTGCTGTTGGCGCAACGGCTATGCTACCGATTAATTGGGTATTTGCAGGCAACTTACCGAAAGGTCTTTCGCCATTAGAAGTTGAGTCGATAAAATGGACTTCGGTGACTGATTTACCTGATTATTACAAGGTACTCAACAGTACACCGCTAAATGCTTATGTTGCAGATCATATGTTAGATCCGACGGTTACACCTGCTAATGTTCCCTTTGTTCGTTGGAATGGTTTACTGCCAGACTTTAAAGCGATGGATCCTAAAATTTGGGAATTCACTGTCGATGGTGAGTCATGCGAAACGCCAAAAACATACACGATTGCAGATCTAAAAAGTAAATTTAAACAGCATACCTACGCGTTGACGTTAGAGTGTGGTGGTAATAGTCGTAAGAATTTCTACCCGTCAACCAAAGGTAACCAGTGGAGTGATGCTGCTGTTTATTGTTCTGAATGGACTGGTGTATTAGTAAGTGACGTATTAAAAGATTGTGGCGTTAAAGATGACGCTGTTTATACAGGACATCATAGTGTTGATCGCCATCTAAGTGGTAAAGGTGATGCTGTCTCTCGTGGTGTACCGATTAAATACGCATTGGAAGATAACGCCTTGATCGCATGGTCAATGAATGGCGAAGAGATCCCGTACTTACATGGTTACCCATTGCGTATCGTATTTGGTGGTCGTCCTGCATCTGTATCATCAAAAGCAGCAACGGGTATCAGTATCCGTAATGTTGAGCATGACGGTACTAAAATGGGCTCACCAGCTTACCGTGTACCTAAATATCCAGTTGCGCCGGGCGAGAAAGTAGCACTCGATGATTTCGATATCATTGAGCATATGATTGTTAAATCATTGATTACGCATCCGCAAACTGGCAGTGAATTGAAGCTAGGCGAAAAAACAGAAGTACGTGGACATGCGTGGGCTGGCCCGCTGGAAGTGGTAAAGATGGAAGTCAGCTATGACTATGGCGCGACTTGGCACCTAGCTAATTTGAAAAAGCAGCCGAACCAAATGGCATGGCAAGATTGGTCTATCGAGCTTAATTTACCGCAACATGGTTATTACGAAATATGGTCAAAAGCGACAGACAGTGAAGGTACGTCACAACCTGTTGTGCAACCGCAGTGGAATCCAAAGGGTTACATGTTTAATGGTTGTCATCGTATTGCGGTGCGGGTGCAAAAATGA
- a CDS encoding c-type cytochrome, giving the protein MINKQISRYVLTGLYLSIMSFSAVSADYNKLKNMCMACHGDNGVNPYQSIPDLQGQSLIYLRNQMAAFKSGERQDITMGKVVQLLSDDDIIKLTKYFSEQ; this is encoded by the coding sequence ATGATTAATAAGCAAATTTCTCGATATGTTTTAACTGGGTTATATCTGTCTATTATGTCATTTTCGGCAGTCTCAGCAGATTACAACAAACTAAAAAACATGTGCATGGCATGCCATGGTGATAACGGTGTTAATCCTTATCAATCCATTCCAGATCTGCAAGGCCAGAGTTTAATCTATCTCAGAAACCAGATGGCAGCTTTTAAAAGTGGTGAACGCCAAGACATCACCATGGGCAAGGTTGTACAGCTACTTTCTGATGATGACATTATCAAACTCACCAAATACTTCAGCGAACAGTAA
- a CDS encoding YihD family protein: MKYHRLNEIIELLQPEWQKEPDTNLLQLLSTLADEMKFEGELAELSDDALIYHLKMRNSAKDEMIPGLAKDHEDDFKTALLKARGFA; the protein is encoded by the coding sequence ATGAAATATCACCGCTTAAATGAAATCATCGAATTATTACAGCCAGAATGGCAGAAAGAACCTGATACTAATTTGCTGCAGTTACTTAGCACTTTGGCTGATGAGATGAAATTTGAAGGCGAGTTAGCCGAACTGAGTGATGATGCGCTTATTTATCACTTAAAAATGCGTAACAGTGCGAAAGACGAAATGATCCCTGGTTTAGCCAAAGATCACGAAGATGATTTTAAAACGGCTTTGCTTAAAGCCCGTGGTTTTGCGTAG
- a CDS encoding ABC transporter substrate-binding protein, whose amino-acid sequence MTSSLLSVSAAVLLLTSTLGFSQKVSAADILTATPVTYMLATELTKGTDITTQYLPPKRYGILRLPNWFSSKGAALTEKVAIDAQVAITLGAVWPLDPLFVHARKGNIRMIEVDASQAISPRAQGVAALRLDDGSISPYTWLNPTNLTRMTAIVSQDLQQVWPQQAAVIASNQQALMMSVRHLINQQQAMLLDNEIDSVVLLSTELEDFASGNQLFVVERLTKPELEWTAEDKLELVELLTEDDSLWILTSKRASKQLKALVPNPARILTIDSIDRWGRGIEADKPLQRWQLAL is encoded by the coding sequence ATGACTTCTTCATTATTAAGCGTTAGCGCGGCAGTATTATTGCTGACATCAACATTGGGCTTTAGCCAAAAGGTGAGCGCGGCAGACATTCTTACCGCGACGCCTGTGACTTATATGTTAGCGACTGAGTTAACCAAAGGCACGGATATTACCACCCAGTACTTACCGCCAAAGCGTTACGGCATATTGCGTTTGCCGAACTGGTTTAGTTCGAAAGGTGCGGCGTTAACAGAAAAAGTGGCAATTGATGCGCAAGTAGCAATTACCTTAGGTGCTGTGTGGCCACTAGACCCATTATTTGTGCATGCCCGTAAAGGTAACATTCGGATGATCGAAGTGGATGCGTCACAAGCTATTTCACCACGTGCACAAGGGGTTGCAGCGCTGCGTTTAGACGATGGCAGTATCTCTCCCTACACTTGGCTTAATCCGACTAACTTGACCCGTATGACCGCGATTGTGAGTCAAGATTTGCAACAAGTATGGCCACAGCAAGCGGCTGTAATTGCCAGTAATCAACAAGCTTTGATGATGTCGGTGCGTCATTTGATTAACCAGCAGCAAGCTATGTTGTTAGACAATGAAATTGACTCTGTGGTGTTGTTATCAACAGAGCTAGAAGACTTTGCCTCGGGTAATCAGTTGTTTGTGGTTGAGCGTTTAACTAAACCTGAACTAGAATGGACGGCAGAAGATAAACTGGAATTGGTTGAGCTATTAACTGAAGACGATAGTTTATGGATCTTGACCTCGAAAAGAGCCAGTAAACAGCTTAAAGCATTAGTACCAAACCCGGCACGTATTTTAACCATTGATAGTATCGATCGCTGGGGTCGTGGAATTGAAGCTGATAAGCCATTACAACGCTGGCAGTTAGCGCTTTAA
- a CDS encoding metal ABC transporter permease, whose product MDTIRHWAQLGVDAGWLSESFSYSFMVNAVVAAILLGPLLGGLGTLVIAKRLAFFSEAVGHAALTGIALGVLLGEPAENPIIGLFSFCMIFALLLHFVRNRTNVPYDTLVGVFLAFALAVGAALLMYVARKINIHMLENVLFGSILTITDYDLLILAVTCGVILLVLIPTFNRILLTCISPDIAKVRGYATNFYDYLFVMMITLVTIASVKIVGAVLVGALLLIPGATARLLTKNMGSFVLMSALLATISCLIGTILPMELKLPIPSGAAIIIVSTSFFLTATCYRIVRKG is encoded by the coding sequence ATGGATACTATCCGTCATTGGGCACAACTGGGTGTGGATGCTGGTTGGTTGAGTGAGAGTTTCTCTTATTCGTTTATGGTGAATGCGGTTGTTGCTGCCATCTTGCTTGGTCCGCTATTAGGTGGCCTTGGTACTTTGGTGATCGCCAAGCGTTTAGCGTTCTTTTCTGAAGCGGTTGGCCACGCGGCATTAACGGGTATTGCCTTAGGTGTATTACTGGGTGAACCTGCAGAAAACCCGATTATTGGTTTATTCAGTTTCTGCATGATCTTCGCATTGCTACTGCATTTTGTACGTAACCGTACCAATGTACCTTACGATACTTTGGTGGGCGTTTTCCTTGCCTTTGCATTGGCGGTCGGTGCGGCGTTACTCATGTATGTGGCGCGTAAGATTAACATTCACATGTTAGAGAATGTATTGTTTGGTTCGATCTTAACGATCACTGATTATGACCTGTTGATCTTGGCTGTGACCTGTGGGGTTATTTTACTGGTATTGATACCGACCTTTAACCGTATTTTGTTAACTTGCATTAGCCCTGACATTGCCAAAGTACGTGGTTACGCGACGAACTTTTATGACTACTTATTTGTCATGATGATCACGTTGGTGACGATTGCATCGGTGAAGATTGTCGGTGCGGTGTTAGTGGGCGCCTTGTTATTGATCCCGGGTGCAACAGCACGTTTGTTAACCAAAAATATGGGCAGCTTTGTACTGATGTCGGCATTATTAGCGACGATAAGTTGTTTGATTGGTACTATTTTACCAATGGAATTAAAACTACCAATCCCTTCTGGCGCGGCGATCATTATTGTATCGACGAGCTTCTTCTTAACGGCAACCTGCTACCGCATTGTGCGTAAAGGATAA
- a CDS encoding metal ABC transporter ATP-binding protein translates to MGPAIRLQNVGLQYGDNVILEDISHYLEAGQCHVIMGPNGGGKTSLLRSILGLTPFTGNIDIQWPEHKGNIGYVPQKATFESSLPFTVMDFILLNQSRNPLFWRKRKKEQDHALAQLDRVGMANRTDRRMGQLSGGEQQRVLFAQSLLDNPDLLVLDEPTTGMDEQGVRYLESLIHELVRENKTILAVHHDVSAVRRLDGQVHVVNRQLVDSGPVSEVLRADKIERLFNHYTGGNVSVSASSVNPAQGVK, encoded by the coding sequence GTGGGTCCTGCAATTCGTTTACAAAATGTTGGTTTGCAATACGGTGATAATGTCATTTTAGAAGACATTTCACATTATTTAGAAGCAGGCCAATGCCATGTGATCATGGGACCCAATGGTGGTGGTAAAACATCGTTATTACGTTCTATTTTAGGCTTAACACCTTTCACGGGTAATATTGATATTCAATGGCCTGAACATAAAGGCAATATCGGTTATGTGCCGCAAAAGGCGACGTTTGAGTCGAGCTTACCGTTTACGGTGATGGATTTTATTCTGTTAAATCAGAGTCGTAATCCGCTGTTTTGGCGCAAGCGTAAAAAAGAACAAGATCATGCGTTAGCGCAATTAGATCGCGTTGGCATGGCGAACCGTACTGATCGCCGTATGGGACAGTTATCAGGTGGTGAACAACAAAGGGTGTTATTCGCGCAGTCATTATTGGATAACCCCGATCTATTAGTTCTTGATGAACCAACAACGGGGATGGATGAACAAGGCGTACGTTACCTTGAGTCGTTAATTCATGAATTAGTGCGTGAAAATAAGACCATATTAGCTGTGCATCATGACGTCAGTGCAGTGCGCCGTTTAGATGGTCAAGTGCATGTGGTTAATCGTCAGTTAGTTGATTCAGGACCCGTATCTGAGGTATTACGCGCAGACAAGATCGAGCGTTTATTCAATCATTATACTGGTGGTAATGTATCTGTTAGTGCATCAAGCGTTAACCCTGCACAAGGAGTTAAATAA
- a CDS encoding metal ABC transporter solute-binding protein, Zn/Mn family, producing MLITRMPITRMKNKTMKNLIVAVTTSAVLLMSVAAQAAEKLTIGITLQPYYSYVKAVVGDKANVLPLVDEGFNPHNYQPQPNDLRRLKQMDVIVVNGIGHDDFALKVIKAANRDDLVVIQANKDVPLLPAIGQSVGEGAVNPHTFVGLSTTIQKVYTIATELSKIDPDNARTYRNNARKYATEFRKMKRQAMLTLGDLDTSGMLVATTHNAYGYILQEFGVDVAAVIEPAHGVEPSASQLQETIEKIRASKIDVLFYELNMPSRYVETIEAATGVELYRFSHMTHGAYEESKVAVEMKSNLDTLVEAMKFAAKRSSADAAATTNTAINTVTNIKQGS from the coding sequence ATGTTAATTACAAGAATGCCAATTACAAGAATGAAAAATAAAACAATGAAAAATTTAATCGTCGCTGTTACTACAAGTGCTGTGCTGCTAATGAGCGTCGCTGCTCAAGCTGCAGAAAAACTCACTATCGGTATAACCCTACAACCTTATTACAGCTATGTGAAAGCGGTCGTGGGTGATAAAGCGAATGTACTGCCACTGGTCGATGAAGGTTTTAACCCGCACAACTACCAACCACAACCAAATGATTTACGTCGCCTTAAACAGATGGATGTGATCGTGGTGAACGGTATTGGTCATGATGACTTTGCCTTGAAAGTGATTAAAGCGGCAAACCGTGATGATCTTGTGGTGATCCAAGCCAATAAAGATGTGCCGTTATTACCAGCGATAGGTCAATCTGTTGGTGAAGGCGCAGTAAACCCACATACGTTTGTGGGTCTATCAACGACTATTCAAAAGGTCTACACCATCGCTACTGAACTATCCAAGATTGATCCTGATAACGCCCGTACTTACCGTAACAATGCGCGTAAATATGCGACTGAATTCCGCAAAATGAAACGCCAAGCGATGCTGACTTTAGGTGACCTAGATACCTCGGGCATGCTGGTGGCCACAACGCATAATGCGTACGGTTATATTCTGCAAGAGTTTGGCGTCGATGTTGCGGCGGTCATTGAACCTGCTCACGGTGTTGAGCCAAGCGCAAGTCAGTTACAAGAAACTATCGAGAAGATCCGCGCGTCGAAGATTGATGTGTTGTTTTACGAGTTAAACATGCCCAGCCGTTATGTTGAAACGATTGAAGCGGCGACAGGTGTAGAACTTTACCGTTTCTCACACATGACTCATGGCGCGTATGAAGAAAGTAAAGTGGCTGTTGAAATGAAAAGTAACCTTGATACCTTAGTTGAAGCAATGAAGTTTGCAGCGAAACGTTCATCGGCAGATGCAGCTGCAACGACTAATACCGCTATTAATACAGTTACCAATATCAAGCAAGGAAGTTAA
- a CDS encoding DUF4198 domain-containing protein yields MSKIKKLKVLGLACTVIAGLAATTTANAHPRWVLPSHFTVSKEGGDWLTFDVTASHGTFVFDKPAGSEFAQVIMPDGRKERPNFVIRGKRRSIFDFYFEEEGTHKVAINNVPSYYTAYKAGRRDTVKYVKANKAERAKLLPEKVRDVSTQLSYTRAESYVTVGMPTEKALEIEGQYLEMRPLTHPSDIVEGEEVSFQFFFNGEPQAGVIADITREGTLYRNHQEQINVESDKNGKVTFTPNVAGRYLMKANYKGELKNDPMADKANVNVHFTFEALLQ; encoded by the coding sequence ATGTCTAAAATAAAAAAGTTAAAAGTATTAGGTTTAGCCTGCACCGTTATCGCAGGACTAGCTGCTACAACAACGGCTAACGCCCATCCACGTTGGGTATTGCCATCGCACTTTACTGTATCGAAGGAAGGCGGAGATTGGTTAACGTTTGATGTAACGGCATCACACGGTACCTTCGTGTTTGATAAACCTGCAGGCAGTGAATTTGCCCAAGTGATCATGCCGGATGGTCGTAAAGAACGCCCTAACTTTGTGATCCGCGGTAAACGTCGTTCTATCTTTGACTTCTACTTTGAAGAAGAAGGCACGCACAAGGTTGCTATTAACAATGTACCGTCTTACTACACGGCTTATAAAGCGGGTCGTCGCGATACCGTTAAATATGTAAAAGCTAACAAAGCTGAACGTGCAAAGCTACTGCCAGAGAAAGTGCGCGATGTCAGCACACAATTAAGCTACACCCGCGCAGAAAGTTATGTGACGGTTGGTATGCCAACAGAAAAAGCATTAGAAATCGAAGGTCAATACCTTGAAATGCGTCCACTGACTCACCCATCAGATATTGTTGAAGGCGAAGAGGTTAGCTTCCAGTTCTTCTTTAACGGTGAACCGCAAGCGGGCGTTATTGCTGATATTACCCGTGAAGGTACGCTATACCGCAACCATCAAGAGCAAATTAACGTAGAGAGTGACAAGAACGGTAAAGTAACATTTACGCCGAATGTTGCAGGTCGTTACTTGATGAAAGCTAACTATAAAGGTGAATTGAAAAATGATCCTATGGCTGACAAAGCAAATGTGAACGTGCACTTTACGTTTGAAGCGTTACTACAATAA